The following are from one region of the Rhodopirellula sp. P2 genome:
- a CDS encoding ABC transporter permease, which produces MSHPTSRHSQPTRDSGREMAWTVFAVIAVAAIGIAVWHLIVVLFDLPKLLLPTPWQVAEAGWQHRVVLLKSGGTTLWTAAVSLIVAVIVGSGVSVLFSQSRLLRRALFPYVVFLQTVPIVAIAPLLVIWSGYEFRTAVIATVIICLFPIVNNVTTGLTSVRPEHEDLLRMYGATRWQKLCRVQLPTAIPFLVLGARVSSGLAVIGAIVAEFFVSNGADYEGLGAVMTGWQARTMTDALMAALAVSTLLGLILFGGVNLLSRVFLKRYLLVK; this is translated from the coding sequence ATGAGCCATCCAACGTCGAGGCATTCGCAGCCGACACGCGACAGTGGTCGGGAGATGGCCTGGACCGTGTTCGCGGTGATCGCGGTCGCCGCGATTGGGATTGCGGTCTGGCATCTCATCGTGGTGCTGTTTGATTTGCCAAAGCTTCTCCTGCCCACGCCCTGGCAAGTCGCCGAAGCCGGCTGGCAGCACCGGGTCGTGTTGCTGAAGTCCGGTGGGACGACGCTGTGGACGGCGGCGGTCAGTTTGATCGTTGCCGTGATCGTAGGCAGCGGCGTGTCGGTTTTGTTCAGCCAGTCGCGATTGCTGCGTCGGGCATTGTTCCCCTATGTGGTGTTTTTGCAAACGGTGCCCATCGTCGCGATCGCTCCGTTGTTGGTGATCTGGTCGGGATACGAATTTCGGACGGCGGTCATTGCGACCGTGATCATCTGCCTGTTTCCGATCGTCAACAACGTGACCACCGGGCTGACGTCGGTTCGCCCAGAGCATGAAGATTTGCTTCGAATGTACGGGGCCACACGTTGGCAGAAGCTGTGCCGTGTGCAGTTGCCCACCGCGATTCCGTTTCTAGTGCTGGGGGCCCGTGTGAGCAGTGGGTTGGCGGTCATCGGTGCCATCGTCGCCGAGTTTTTCGTTAGCAACGGCGCGGACTACGAAGGGCTGGGTGCCGTGATGACGGGCTGGCAAGCGCGTACAATGACGGACGCTTTGATGGCTGCTTTGGCGGTCTCGACGTTGCTGGGTTTGATTCTTTTTGGCGGAGTGAATCTGCTGAGCCGAGTGTTCCTGAAACGATACCTCCTTGTGAAATGA
- a CDS encoding ABC transporter substrate-binding protein gives MARKRHNLGVFGWLTAGCLLSIFAGGCSQRTEMASSDVADESATQVSVQLNWYPEVEHGGVYQSVVDGTYESLGLNVEIQSGGRATPVASELAMGRSQFAITNADDVVLFRAQGADVVAVMAAVQDHPRCILVRADSGVESLDDLSGMTLQRQAGRAFLAFLEKGGYLKDVRQVPYHNSIAAMVTDPKIAVQAYSVAEPLIAEQQGLEVRTLMVSDLGWNPYSSVLVTTGDLIRESPEVVREMVAGTVAGWKTFLETPEQANAAILQANQHGMTEEALRFGAEQMIPLAMPSGNRNEVGTMSADRWQTLVNQMVELELVESDSVKAEDCFTTEFLPPVK, from the coding sequence ATGGCGAGAAAACGGCACAACCTTGGTGTCTTCGGTTGGTTGACTGCCGGATGCTTGTTGTCGATCTTTGCCGGAGGGTGTTCGCAGCGAACCGAAATGGCATCGAGCGACGTGGCGGATGAATCGGCGACCCAGGTTTCGGTTCAATTGAACTGGTATCCCGAAGTGGAGCACGGCGGGGTCTACCAATCGGTCGTCGACGGCACCTACGAGTCACTGGGGCTGAACGTCGAGATCCAGTCCGGCGGACGTGCCACGCCCGTGGCATCGGAACTCGCGATGGGACGCAGCCAATTCGCGATCACCAACGCGGACGATGTGGTTTTGTTTCGGGCTCAAGGGGCCGATGTGGTCGCGGTCATGGCGGCGGTTCAAGACCACCCCCGATGCATCCTGGTGCGTGCCGACAGCGGCGTCGAAAGCCTGGACGATTTGTCTGGGATGACACTCCAACGCCAGGCCGGTCGAGCGTTTCTGGCGTTCCTCGAAAAAGGCGGCTATCTCAAAGATGTTCGTCAGGTGCCCTACCACAACAGCATCGCGGCCATGGTGACCGATCCTAAAATCGCGGTGCAGGCTTACAGTGTGGCGGAACCCTTGATCGCCGAGCAGCAAGGGTTGGAGGTCCGCACCTTGATGGTCAGCGACCTGGGCTGGAACCCATACTCGAGTGTCTTGGTGACAACGGGCGATCTGATTCGAGAATCACCCGAAGTCGTTCGAGAGATGGTGGCGGGCACCGTTGCGGGGTGGAAAACCTTTCTTGAAACTCCCGAGCAAGCCAATGCGGCGATTCTTCAAGCGAATCAACATGGCATGACGGAGGAAGCCTTGCGTTTCGGAGCCGAGCAGATGATCCCCTTGGCGATGCCGTCCGGCAATCGCAACGAAGTGGGAACGATGAGTGCAGATCGCTGGCAGACGTTGGTCAACCAAATGGTGGAGTTGGAACTGGTCGAGTCGGACTCCGTGAAAGCCGAGGATTGCTTCACGACTGAGTTCCTGCCACCGGTGAAATGA
- a CDS encoding lysophospholipid acyltransferase family protein, whose protein sequence is MKIPARQEATPQPNQRPASGMETVKSRLHLMRQRSLDAIAYAMVRFIVALIQIMPLDMGDRFCRVIAAILSGPLPVRKRVIQSTLSQIFPDLPETQQKELTFAMWHHLMLMVCEVAWAQRRLHRCNWYRHVRFRGSQTMLRSMLGDRSSVYVTGHFGNFEVGGYTMGLMGVRTLAIARRLDNRFLHDWVENFRSAKGQDVVDKIGCAPIVEKHLQEGGMLSLLADQHAGEKGLWTDFCGVPASCHKALALFSLTANAPMMSVYTRRINGKPMQFESGLLGVVDPATDSENGQSVGQMTEWYNGQLESMIDLAPEQYWWLHRRWRTPPEKVARRLEKKREKALQAALPPKTSTSQAA, encoded by the coding sequence GTGAAAATCCCTGCTCGGCAAGAAGCCACCCCTCAGCCCAACCAACGTCCTGCATCCGGGATGGAAACCGTGAAATCGCGACTGCATTTGATGCGTCAACGTTCTCTCGACGCAATTGCTTACGCGATGGTGCGTTTCATCGTTGCGCTGATCCAAATCATGCCGCTCGACATGGGAGATCGCTTTTGCCGTGTCATCGCGGCAATTCTCAGCGGACCGCTGCCGGTTCGAAAACGAGTCATTCAGTCAACGCTGTCACAGATTTTCCCCGACCTGCCTGAAACCCAACAAAAAGAACTCACTTTCGCGATGTGGCATCACTTGATGCTGATGGTTTGCGAAGTGGCATGGGCACAGCGACGACTGCATCGCTGCAATTGGTACCGGCACGTTCGCTTCCGCGGCAGCCAAACGATGTTGCGATCGATGCTGGGCGATCGATCCTCGGTTTACGTGACCGGTCACTTCGGCAACTTCGAAGTCGGCGGTTACACAATGGGTTTGATGGGCGTTCGGACATTGGCCATCGCTCGCCGACTGGACAATCGTTTCCTGCACGATTGGGTCGAGAACTTTCGCAGCGCCAAGGGCCAAGACGTGGTCGACAAAATCGGTTGTGCCCCGATTGTTGAAAAACATCTCCAAGAAGGCGGCATGCTGTCCTTGTTGGCTGATCAGCACGCTGGAGAAAAGGGGCTCTGGACCGATTTCTGCGGCGTGCCAGCCTCCTGCCACAAAGCTTTGGCGTTGTTCTCGCTCACCGCCAACGCGCCGATGATGAGCGTCTACACACGCCGCATCAATGGCAAACCCATGCAGTTTGAATCTGGATTGCTGGGCGTCGTGGATCCTGCCACCGACTCCGAAAACGGCCAATCAGTCGGGCAGATGACCGAATGGTACAACGGGCAACTGGAGTCGATGATCGACCTTGCTCCCGAGCAATACTGGTGGCTGCATCGCCGCTGGAGAACCCCGCCGGAAAAAGTCGCCCGTCGACTGGAAAAGAAACGCGAGAAAGCCCTGCAGGCTGCACTGCCGCCCAAAACATCGACATCGCAAGCCGCTTGA
- a CDS encoding alpha/beta fold hydrolase gives MSHSTMPSVPFAAPSVAAPVMKSHAVVTQGKTANRATSEQAVVFGSHHHLVGVFHPTSQPSVQKTAAIFITPGMLHSAGPFRLHVDLASTLGSRGVASLRFDLSGIGESLPVGSAGRSLDRASAEISQAIDWLQEQHGIQQVILFGLCSGADDSLHAAQQDQRVCGIVAMDACGYPTSRFHRNRVFHHYLPRLASIHAWKRLTRRVLNQSPLTRWLLRVFPESSAPEYSTMPMGTDLREYPSREIAKQEFQRLVDQGCRLHLIYTGGVSDTYNYAEQFFDMLPGVRWKNLATVDYFPQLDHVAILCEDRQKIVNRVAERIVDFARSN, from the coding sequence ATGAGTCATTCCACCATGCCCAGCGTCCCGTTCGCTGCCCCATCCGTGGCCGCCCCGGTGATGAAATCTCATGCGGTTGTCACCCAAGGCAAAACGGCCAACCGGGCCACGAGTGAACAAGCCGTGGTGTTTGGAAGCCATCACCATTTAGTCGGTGTGTTTCACCCCACATCTCAGCCCAGCGTCCAGAAGACCGCGGCGATTTTCATCACCCCTGGAATGTTGCACAGCGCCGGCCCCTTCCGGTTGCACGTCGACCTCGCCAGCACACTGGGCAGTCGCGGCGTTGCTTCCTTGCGATTTGACCTGTCGGGAATCGGGGAAAGTTTGCCTGTTGGTTCCGCCGGGCGTTCGCTGGATCGAGCGAGTGCTGAGATCAGCCAAGCGATCGATTGGTTGCAAGAGCAACACGGCATCCAACAAGTGATCCTGTTCGGATTGTGCTCCGGTGCCGACGACTCCTTGCACGCCGCTCAACAAGACCAGCGAGTGTGCGGCATCGTGGCGATGGATGCCTGCGGTTACCCGACGTCTCGTTTTCATCGGAACCGTGTTTTCCATCACTACCTTCCACGCCTGGCATCGATCCACGCCTGGAAACGCTTGACTCGGCGAGTGCTCAATCAATCTCCCCTGACCAGGTGGCTGCTGCGCGTCTTTCCCGAGTCGAGTGCACCGGAATACTCGACCATGCCAATGGGCACGGATTTGCGTGAGTATCCATCTCGTGAAATTGCCAAACAAGAGTTCCAGCGATTGGTGGATCAGGGCTGCCGTTTGCACCTGATCTACACCGGCGGCGTTTCAGACACCTACAACTACGCCGAGCAATTCTTCGACATGCTGCCGGGTGTCCGCTGGAAAAACCTTGCCACCGTCGATTACTTTCCCCAACTGGATCATGTCGCGATTCTTTGCGAAGACCGTCAGAAGATCGTCAATCGAGTGGCCGAGCGGATCGTCGATTTCGCCCGCTCCAACTGA